The Streptomyces sp. NBC_01244 genome contains a region encoding:
- a CDS encoding trypsin-like serine protease translates to MRLATLATAGITASLLLAGTATAIVGAPSAAGEHAYIARVTIGPEATAKACTATLVDQNWVLTASSCFADTPGAALTDGKPKRTSIVTFGNGQTATITDLKARSTRDLVMARLDKPVTTITPADVSATAPAVGSELVAAGLGRSKTLWGLAATKPRKATFKVNSVAYPTIEVVGKSASDNICKGDTGAPLLNSAGDVVGVASRSWQGGCGGETETRTDAIAARAYDVASWVQQVRLATILPDATQVMTTADFNKDGRSDIAVVTKDGNLHAAYGRTDGTFQYGRPLWGLDGSWKAIAEIIGGDFNGDGNMDIAAVFGTGSLHLYAGKADGTLASGQQMWPDNTNWAGMLHLARFKADSSGRDGLLAVWNTGALYVYNTGTNGLLNQQSRQLWPDNSWKTMKHVVTGDANGDTRDDVIAVNLGGSLMRYDGNAQGGLNGGVNIWPDNSWATDGAKIYAGDVDGDKKLDLLSQWTTELHFYKGDGKGVFAAGDKIWPMNLPVNP, encoded by the coding sequence ATGCGACTGGCCACTCTGGCCACTGCCGGCATCACTGCCTCCCTGCTCCTGGCCGGAACCGCCACCGCGATCGTCGGGGCACCCTCAGCCGCCGGAGAGCACGCCTACATAGCCCGGGTCACCATCGGCCCCGAGGCCACCGCGAAGGCCTGCACCGCCACGCTGGTCGACCAGAACTGGGTCCTGACCGCCTCCAGCTGTTTCGCCGACACTCCCGGCGCGGCCCTCACGGACGGCAAGCCGAAGCGGACCTCCATCGTCACCTTCGGCAACGGCCAGACCGCGACGATCACCGATCTGAAGGCCCGCTCGACCCGCGACCTGGTCATGGCCCGGCTGGACAAGCCCGTCACGACCATCACCCCGGCCGATGTCTCAGCCACCGCCCCCGCCGTGGGCAGCGAACTGGTCGCCGCCGGGCTGGGTCGGAGCAAGACCCTGTGGGGGCTGGCGGCCACCAAGCCCAGGAAGGCCACGTTCAAGGTGAACTCGGTGGCCTACCCCACAATCGAAGTCGTCGGCAAGAGCGCAAGCGACAACATCTGCAAGGGCGACACCGGAGCACCCCTCCTCAACTCCGCCGGTGATGTCGTCGGTGTGGCCAGCCGGTCCTGGCAGGGTGGCTGCGGCGGTGAGACGGAAACCCGCACCGACGCGATCGCCGCCCGCGCCTACGACGTCGCCAGCTGGGTCCAGCAGGTCCGCCTGGCCACCATCCTTCCCGATGCCACCCAGGTCATGACGACCGCCGACTTCAACAAGGACGGCCGCTCGGACATCGCGGTGGTCACCAAGGACGGCAACCTCCACGCCGCCTACGGCCGCACCGACGGCACCTTCCAGTACGGCCGGCCCCTGTGGGGGCTCGACGGCAGCTGGAAGGCGATCGCCGAGATCATCGGTGGCGACTTCAACGGCGACGGCAACATGGACATCGCCGCCGTCTTCGGCACCGGCAGCCTCCACCTCTACGCGGGCAAGGCTGATGGCACCCTGGCCTCCGGCCAGCAGATGTGGCCCGACAACACCAACTGGGCCGGCATGCTCCACCTGGCCCGCTTCAAGGCCGACAGCTCCGGCCGCGACGGACTCCTCGCCGTGTGGAACACCGGCGCCCTGTACGTCTACAACACCGGCACCAACGGCCTGCTGAACCAGCAGAGCCGCCAGCTGTGGCCCGACAACTCGTGGAAGACCATGAAGCATGTGGTCACCGGTGACGCCAACGGCGACACCCGCGATGACGTCATCGCCGTAAACCTTGGCGGCTCCCTCATGCGCTACGACGGCAACGCCCAGGGCGGCCTCAACGGCGGCGTCAACATCTGGCCCGACAACAGCTGGGCCACCGACGGCGCCAAAATTTACGCCGGCGACGTCGACGGCGACAAGAAGCTCGACCTCCTCAGCCAGTGGACCACCGAGCTCCACTTCTACAAGGGCGACGGCAAGGGCGTCTTCGCCGCAGGCGACAAGATCTGGCCCATGAACCTGCCCGTGAACCCCTGA
- a CDS encoding YdeI/OmpD-associated family protein — protein sequence MQKHEDGVEILVPASPAELEAWLDEHHGERTALWVKIAKKHTGIPSLTWEEMVDTVLCFGWIDGLRRGFDDTYFLQRTTPRRPRSPWSQVNVDKAEALIAEGRMRPRGLAEVEAARADGRWARAYASQKNATAPPDLVEALDANPAARAFYETLGKSDQFALYLSLVTARTEKTRLARLERMVATMARSERPS from the coding sequence ATGCAGAAACACGAGGACGGCGTCGAGATTCTTGTCCCCGCGAGCCCGGCCGAGCTGGAGGCATGGCTCGACGAGCATCACGGGGAGCGGACCGCGCTCTGGGTGAAGATCGCCAAGAAGCATACCGGCATCCCGTCGCTCACCTGGGAAGAGATGGTCGACACGGTGCTCTGCTTCGGCTGGATCGACGGTCTGCGGCGCGGCTTCGACGACACGTACTTCCTGCAGCGCACGACACCCCGCCGCCCCCGCTCGCCCTGGTCGCAGGTGAACGTCGACAAGGCCGAGGCCCTGATCGCGGAGGGACGGATGCGCCCCCGCGGCCTCGCCGAGGTCGAGGCGGCGCGGGCGGACGGTCGCTGGGCGAGGGCATACGCCTCGCAGAAGAACGCCACCGCACCGCCGGATCTCGTCGAGGCACTCGACGCGAACCCGGCGGCGCGGGCGTTCTACGAGACGCTCGGCAAGTCCGACCAGTTCGCCCTGTATCTCAGCCTGGTCACCGCCCGCACCGAGAAGACCCGGCTGGCCCGCCTGGAGCGGATGGTGGCGACGATGGCGAGGTCCGAGCGGCCATCATGA
- a CDS encoding aldehyde dehydrogenase family protein, which yields MSEQTTIHIAGTWRSAVSGATREVLDPADATVLAVVAEGGIADTDAAVSAARAAFDGGEWPQTPVLERAALLRRTADLLHRDRERLGLLECRDAGKTLEEGRVDVDCVADAFRYFADLVAGESAGRVVDAGNPDVHSVVVHEPVGVCALITPWNYPLLQASWKIAPALAAGNTFVLKPSEITPLSTVALIGLLAEAGLPAGVANLVTGPGDPVGARLAAHPDVDLVSFTGGLTSGTKVMRAAADSVKKVALELGGKNPNVVFADACASEEGFDTAVDQALNAAFMHSGQVCSAGSRLIVEESVAERFVAELARRADRIRLGRGTDPAVECGPLVSAAQRERTEEYVASALAEGAVLRSGGERPDGPGYFYRPTVLDRCHRGMRVVREEVFGPVLTVETFRTETEAVALANDTEYGLAGAVWTSDPGRGRRVAGRLRHGTVWINDFHPYLPQAEWGGFGKSGIGRELGPSGLAEYRETKHVYQNLAPRPVRWFAG from the coding sequence GTGTCCGAGCAGACGACCATCCACATCGCAGGGACCTGGCGTTCCGCGGTATCAGGAGCCACCCGAGAGGTCCTCGACCCGGCGGACGCCACGGTCCTCGCCGTCGTCGCCGAGGGCGGCATCGCGGACACCGACGCGGCCGTCAGTGCCGCCCGGGCGGCCTTCGACGGCGGGGAGTGGCCCCAGACCCCCGTCCTGGAGCGGGCCGCACTGCTGCGCCGCACCGCCGACCTGCTCCACCGCGACCGCGAACGCCTCGGGCTGCTGGAGTGCCGCGACGCGGGCAAGACCCTGGAAGAGGGCCGCGTGGACGTGGACTGCGTCGCAGACGCTTTCCGCTACTTCGCCGACCTCGTCGCCGGCGAGAGCGCGGGCCGCGTGGTCGACGCCGGCAACCCCGACGTCCACAGCGTCGTCGTCCACGAGCCCGTCGGGGTCTGCGCCCTGATCACCCCGTGGAACTACCCGCTCCTCCAGGCTTCCTGGAAGATCGCCCCTGCCCTCGCCGCGGGCAACACCTTCGTGCTCAAGCCCAGCGAGATCACCCCGCTGTCCACGGTGGCCCTCATCGGCCTGCTGGCGGAGGCCGGACTGCCGGCCGGCGTCGCGAACCTGGTCACCGGACCCGGCGACCCCGTCGGCGCGCGCCTCGCCGCCCACCCCGACGTCGACCTCGTCTCCTTCACCGGCGGTCTCACGAGCGGTACGAAGGTGATGCGCGCGGCCGCCGACTCCGTCAAGAAGGTCGCCCTCGAACTCGGCGGCAAGAACCCCAACGTCGTCTTCGCCGACGCCTGCGCCAGCGAGGAAGGCTTCGACACCGCCGTCGACCAGGCCCTCAACGCCGCCTTCATGCACAGCGGCCAGGTCTGCTCCGCCGGCTCCCGGCTCATCGTCGAGGAGAGCGTCGCCGAGCGCTTCGTCGCCGAACTCGCCCGCCGGGCCGACCGGATCCGCCTCGGCCGCGGCACCGACCCGGCCGTGGAGTGCGGACCGCTGGTGTCCGCCGCCCAGCGCGAACGCACCGAGGAGTACGTGGCCTCCGCCCTCGCCGAGGGAGCCGTCCTCCGCTCCGGCGGCGAACGCCCCGACGGGCCCGGCTACTTCTACCGGCCCACCGTGCTCGACCGCTGCCACCGCGGGATGCGCGTCGTACGGGAGGAGGTCTTCGGGCCGGTCCTGACCGTCGAGACCTTCCGTACCGAGACCGAAGCCGTCGCGCTCGCCAACGACACCGAATACGGCCTCGCCGGCGCGGTGTGGACCTCCGACCCGGGCCGCGGCCGCCGCGTGGCCGGCCGGCTGCGCCACGGCACCGTCTGGATCAACGACTTCCACCCCTACCTCCCGCAGGCGGAGTGGGGCGGCTTCGGCAAGTCCGGCATCGGGCGCGAACTGGGCCCGTCGGGCCTGGCCGAGTACCGCGAGACCAAGCACGTGTACCAGAACCTCGCCCCGCGCCCCGTGCGCTGGTTCGCCGGCTGA
- a CDS encoding GMC family oxidoreductase, whose translation MTTPTHSPTHIPTEQEYDYVVVGGGTAGSVIASRLTEDPDVTVAVIEGGPSDVDRPEVLTLRRWMGLLGGELDYDYPTTEQPRGNSHIRHSRARVLGGCSSHNTLIAFKPLPSDWDEWAQSGAEGWHAAAMDPYFDRLLNNIVPVADEDRNAIARDFVDSAQTALGVPRVEGFNRKPFHEGAGFFDLAYHPEDNKRSSASVAYLHPVMDERPNLRILLETWAHRLELDGTRARGVHVRASDGTESLVTARREVLVCAGAVDTPRLLLHSGIGPRADLEALGIPPVHDLPGVGENLLDHPESVIVWETDGPIPENSAMDSDAGLFVRRDPDSVGPDLMFHFYQVPFTDNPERIGYERPAHGVSMTPNIPKPRSRGRLYLTSADPEVKPALDFRYFTDEDDYDGRTLVDGIKLARQIAATQPLAGWLKREVCPGPEITGDEELSAYARSVAHTVYHPAGTCRMGAVDDPGAVVGPDLKIRGLEGIRIADASVFPTMPAVNPMIGVLMVGEKAAELLSREGGTR comes from the coding sequence ATGACCACCCCCACGCACAGCCCCACCCACATCCCCACGGAGCAGGAGTACGACTACGTCGTCGTCGGCGGCGGCACCGCCGGCTCGGTGATCGCCTCCCGCCTGACCGAGGACCCGGATGTCACCGTCGCCGTCATCGAGGGCGGCCCCAGTGACGTCGACCGCCCCGAGGTGCTCACCCTGCGCCGCTGGATGGGCCTGCTCGGCGGCGAGCTCGACTACGACTACCCCACCACCGAGCAGCCCCGCGGCAACTCGCACATCCGCCACAGCCGCGCCCGCGTCCTCGGCGGCTGCTCCTCGCACAACACCCTGATCGCCTTCAAGCCGCTCCCGTCGGACTGGGACGAGTGGGCGCAGTCGGGAGCCGAAGGCTGGCACGCGGCCGCCATGGACCCGTACTTCGACAGGCTCCTCAACAACATCGTCCCGGTGGCCGACGAGGACCGCAACGCCATCGCGCGCGACTTCGTCGACTCCGCGCAGACCGCCCTGGGCGTCCCGCGCGTCGAGGGCTTCAACCGAAAGCCCTTCCACGAGGGCGCCGGCTTCTTCGACCTTGCCTACCACCCCGAGGACAACAAGCGCTCCTCCGCGTCGGTGGCCTACCTCCACCCCGTCATGGACGAACGCCCCAACCTCCGGATCCTCCTGGAGACCTGGGCCCACCGCCTGGAACTCGACGGCACCCGTGCGCGCGGAGTCCACGTACGCGCCTCGGACGGCACGGAATCCCTGGTCACCGCCCGCCGCGAGGTGCTGGTGTGCGCCGGCGCCGTGGACACCCCGCGGCTGCTGCTGCACTCGGGCATCGGCCCGCGCGCGGACCTGGAAGCCCTCGGCATCCCGCCGGTGCACGACCTGCCCGGGGTCGGGGAGAACCTGCTCGACCACCCCGAGTCGGTGATCGTCTGGGAAACCGACGGCCCGATACCGGAGAACTCCGCGATGGACAGCGACGCGGGGCTGTTCGTCCGGCGCGATCCCGACTCCGTGGGGCCCGACCTGATGTTCCACTTCTATCAGGTCCCCTTCACCGACAACCCTGAGCGCATCGGCTACGAACGCCCCGCCCACGGCGTGTCGATGACCCCCAACATCCCCAAGCCGCGCAGCCGCGGCCGCCTCTACCTGACAAGTGCGGACCCCGAGGTGAAACCAGCCCTGGACTTCCGCTACTTCACGGACGAGGACGACTACGACGGCCGGACCCTGGTGGACGGCATCAAGCTCGCGCGGCAGATCGCCGCGACCCAGCCCCTGGCCGGCTGGCTCAAGCGAGAGGTGTGCCCCGGCCCGGAGATCACCGGCGACGAGGAGCTGAGCGCCTACGCCCGCTCCGTCGCGCACACCGTCTACCACCCGGCCGGCACCTGCCGGATGGGCGCCGTCGACGACCCCGGGGCCGTCGTGGGCCCGGACCTGAAGATCCGCGGGCTCGAAGGCATCCGCATCGCGGACGCCTCCGTCTTCCCGACGATGCCCGCGGTCAACCCGATGATCGGAGTGCTCATGGTCGGCGAAAAGGCAGCCGAACTGCTGTCCCGGGAAGGTGGTACCCGATGA
- a CDS encoding polymorphic toxin-type HINT domain-containing protein, whose amino-acid sequence MLATGLLSGLLGAPTALAAETQPDPANLRRQIVGYWETGGAGIREAAEQALLGGDDAIRKFLDEAPGIANDDNRVDAARLMSTSGPGVREAIKAAWGSPAELEEFLDYGLIYSLDEDRKVDIARMVGMGGPGVRDEGKVALLGTIADREKFLAVGQYVVRKDDNRVDVARLTSTGGPNVKAAAKVALRGTPDDIVEFLEVGQFVARNRDQEYATISELTEQAREAGKQAQDATKLAEESSKKAVEASEKAKELAKKAAAETQAAKNDSQLAAVKAKQAADAARAAASAAQEAIGSANAANRAARRAALAATQTASAAAAAARAANNAYTAAIAAAGNAADADKARQSAAEARAAAQAATESAKAANEAGKASAAAGLASTAAKGAATNARAAADAADEANGYSDAAGGHSAEARQAAAEARRHANAADAAADRSAALAQRAATAAYGARDAANKAAEHAVKAAGYAEEAATQAGNAATYAAQAKKNADAAKLAAEAAAAAVAKAKETFAIAREGEAEDLKTRTDAAIERARSIKDAGNGQISASASSQVDALALNTTATTLAQEAARPDVDVKATAVKGRQLAMQAMKLLGPWHKEAAARALAGTDQDVLDYLRTRWKEAVHYDIRERVVQLRTQSPYAAVRTAAIAALKGTPAQIETFYFTGQYTAGLDDMKVDVARFTSTGGPGVKEAAKKALADGTPKALATFLNVTQYGERVTDEKVFAATLTNTGGPEVNAAAKIALAGSPDLLHEFVTTGQYMAQRKDDLATNHVNLIERLLAEGQQIAAKAMENRWRAAEAAARAQQASADADKYAQDAKDSAADADKYAKDAKTAADAAGVSAANAAKSATTARNAANRAEQDAAAAEDSAADAAFSASYARQSARDATTSANAARDSALAAGKSKEAAEGEARTAWKAVLVLREKEEAEARRQAEEARKKQQQAKPKRICTPHPTRETMAPIMACAQDPGNSMIQMPPIDPTMRAIVWELAGVNDVKECIENPTGLNCVMAAASFLPVGRLKLLTKVDDVIEGVQGARQGRRAVDCLASSGPHSFPGGTRVLMAGGASKPIEQIKASDLVMAADPVTGDAGPRAVSRTIRTPDDRNFTDVTLANGSAITSTDGHPYWEEGSHRWIEARDLRAGDFLQTRSDGPVEVERTSYWTGLQTAYDLTVDDFHTYYVFAGKTPVLVHNSTPCEIIVDDHVTYEPARNKALELLGEIDQSTRMPYVSRMEAATSTYGKVVGFTTRVNGEFKRFRMDWDPEKGPHINVEVGKGETRRKWAVTWNGSEADFMKLLDSIQ is encoded by the coding sequence TTGCTGGCCACCGGTCTTCTGTCGGGGCTGTTGGGTGCGCCCACAGCGCTGGCGGCCGAGACCCAGCCGGATCCGGCGAACCTGCGCCGCCAGATCGTCGGCTACTGGGAGACCGGTGGGGCGGGTATCAGGGAGGCAGCGGAGCAGGCGCTGCTGGGTGGCGATGACGCGATCCGCAAGTTCTTGGACGAGGCACCGGGCATCGCGAACGACGACAACCGGGTCGATGCGGCCCGGCTGATGTCGACCAGCGGCCCCGGGGTTCGTGAGGCCATCAAGGCCGCTTGGGGATCCCCTGCCGAGCTGGAAGAGTTTCTCGACTACGGCCTCATCTACTCGCTTGATGAGGACCGCAAGGTCGACATCGCCCGGATGGTCGGCATGGGAGGGCCTGGGGTTCGTGATGAGGGCAAGGTCGCCCTGCTCGGCACCATTGCCGATCGCGAGAAGTTCCTCGCGGTGGGCCAGTACGTGGTTCGCAAGGATGACAACCGGGTCGACGTCGCCCGGTTGACGAGTACGGGTGGCCCGAACGTGAAGGCGGCCGCGAAGGTCGCGCTCAGGGGAACCCCCGACGACATCGTCGAGTTTCTGGAGGTCGGGCAGTTCGTCGCCCGGAACCGGGATCAGGAGTACGCGACGATCTCGGAGCTGACGGAGCAGGCGCGGGAGGCTGGCAAGCAGGCCCAGGACGCCACCAAGCTTGCTGAGGAGTCTTCGAAGAAGGCTGTCGAGGCGTCGGAGAAGGCCAAGGAGCTCGCGAAGAAGGCGGCGGCGGAGACCCAGGCCGCGAAGAACGATTCGCAGCTGGCGGCGGTGAAGGCGAAGCAGGCGGCGGATGCGGCGCGTGCAGCGGCTTCGGCGGCGCAGGAGGCGATCGGATCGGCGAACGCGGCAAACCGGGCGGCGCGTCGTGCCGCGCTGGCGGCGACGCAGACGGCGTCGGCCGCTGCTGCCGCCGCGCGGGCGGCGAACAACGCCTATACCGCCGCGATCGCGGCCGCTGGCAATGCGGCTGACGCGGACAAGGCACGCCAGTCGGCCGCCGAAGCCCGCGCCGCAGCACAGGCGGCCACGGAGTCGGCGAAGGCCGCCAATGAGGCGGGCAAGGCCTCGGCCGCAGCCGGTCTGGCTTCGACCGCGGCGAAGGGCGCCGCGACCAACGCTCGGGCCGCCGCCGACGCGGCGGATGAGGCGAACGGGTACTCGGACGCGGCCGGCGGCCACTCAGCCGAGGCACGCCAGGCCGCGGCTGAGGCGCGTCGCCACGCGAACGCCGCAGACGCGGCCGCTGATCGCTCCGCTGCGCTCGCGCAGCGCGCCGCGACCGCCGCTTACGGGGCCCGGGATGCCGCGAACAAGGCAGCGGAGCACGCCGTCAAGGCAGCCGGATATGCGGAGGAAGCCGCGACGCAGGCAGGCAACGCCGCTACCTACGCGGCGCAGGCGAAGAAGAACGCTGACGCCGCCAAGCTGGCCGCGGAGGCGGCGGCTGCAGCGGTGGCGAAGGCGAAGGAGACCTTCGCGATCGCCCGCGAAGGCGAAGCCGAGGACCTGAAGACCCGCACCGACGCCGCCATCGAACGCGCCCGCTCCATCAAGGACGCGGGCAACGGCCAGATCTCTGCATCGGCGTCCAGCCAGGTAGACGCTCTCGCTCTCAACACCACCGCCACCACGCTGGCGCAGGAGGCCGCACGGCCGGACGTGGACGTGAAGGCGACTGCCGTAAAGGGCCGCCAGCTCGCCATGCAGGCCATGAAACTCCTCGGCCCCTGGCACAAGGAAGCCGCCGCCCGCGCCTTGGCCGGCACCGACCAGGACGTCCTGGACTACCTGCGGACCCGCTGGAAGGAAGCTGTCCACTACGATATACGTGAGCGTGTCGTTCAGTTGAGAACCCAGAGCCCCTACGCGGCGGTTCGTACCGCAGCGATCGCGGCGCTCAAGGGCACCCCCGCGCAGATCGAGACCTTCTACTTCACCGGCCAGTACACGGCCGGCCTGGATGACATGAAGGTGGATGTCGCCCGCTTCACCAGCACGGGCGGACCCGGGGTGAAGGAAGCCGCGAAGAAGGCCCTGGCCGACGGGACTCCCAAGGCCCTGGCCACCTTCCTGAACGTTACCCAGTACGGCGAGCGCGTCACCGATGAGAAGGTCTTCGCCGCCACCCTGACCAACACCGGCGGCCCCGAAGTCAACGCCGCCGCCAAGATCGCCCTGGCCGGATCCCCGGACCTGCTCCACGAGTTCGTCACCACAGGCCAGTACATGGCCCAGCGCAAGGACGACCTCGCCACAAACCACGTCAACCTCATCGAACGACTCCTCGCCGAGGGCCAGCAGATCGCCGCCAAGGCCATGGAGAACAGGTGGCGCGCGGCCGAGGCAGCCGCCAGGGCCCAGCAGGCCTCGGCCGATGCCGACAAGTACGCGCAGGACGCGAAGGACTCCGCCGCCGACGCCGACAAGTACGCGAAGGACGCGAAGACGGCCGCCGACGCCGCCGGCGTTTCCGCGGCGAACGCGGCGAAATCCGCCACTACCGCACGCAACGCAGCCAACCGCGCTGAACAGGACGCCGCAGCAGCCGAGGACTCCGCCGCGGACGCAGCCTTCTCAGCTTCCTACGCCCGCCAGTCCGCACGCGATGCCACCACTTCCGCCAACGCCGCGCGAGACTCGGCTCTCGCAGCAGGCAAGAGTAAGGAAGCCGCCGAAGGCGAGGCCAGGACAGCCTGGAAGGCCGTCCTGGTTCTGCGGGAGAAGGAAGAAGCCGAAGCCCGCCGCCAGGCCGAAGAAGCGCGAAAGAAGCAACAGCAGGCCAAGCCCAAGAGGATCTGCACTCCCCACCCGACCCGTGAAACGATGGCGCCGATCATGGCGTGTGCCCAGGACCCGGGCAACTCCATGATCCAAATGCCCCCCATTGACCCCACAATGCGCGCGATCGTGTGGGAGCTCGCCGGGGTAAACGATGTAAAGGAATGCATCGAGAACCCCACCGGCCTGAACTGCGTCATGGCAGCAGCCAGCTTCCTGCCGGTCGGCAGACTTAAACTCCTCACCAAGGTCGACGATGTTATCGAAGGCGTCCAGGGCGCGCGCCAGGGACGGCGTGCGGTTGACTGTCTGGCCTCTTCGGGTCCGCACAGTTTCCCAGGTGGTACCAGGGTTCTCATGGCGGGTGGGGCCAGTAAGCCTATTGAGCAGATCAAGGCCAGCGATCTCGTGATGGCTGCCGATCCTGTCACCGGTGACGCCGGACCGCGTGCCGTCAGCCGCACCATCCGAACCCCCGATGATCGGAACTTCACCGACGTCACTCTCGCCAACGGATCGGCCATCACCTCCACTGACGGGCACCCGTACTGGGAGGAGGGTAGTCATCGGTGGATTGAGGCGAGAGATCTTCGAGCCGGTGACTTCCTGCAGACACGCAGCGACGGTCCCGTCGAGGTCGAGAGAACCAGCTACTGGACCGGTCTGCAAACTGCTTACGACCTGACTGTCGACGACTTCCACACGTACTATGTGTTCGCTGGCAAGACGCCGGTTCTCGTTCACAACTCGACGCCGTGCGAAATCATCGTGGACGACCACGTCACCTATGAACCGGCTCGCAACAAGGCTCTGGAGCTGCTCGGTGAGATCGATCAGTCGACCAGAATGCCGTACGTCAGCCGCATGGAAGCTGCGACGAGCACCTATGGCAAAGTTGTAGGGTTCACGACTCGTGTAAACGGAGAGTTCAAGAGATTCCGGATGGATTGGGATCCGGAGAAGGGGCCCCATATTAACGTGGAAGTCGGCAAGGGAGAAACTCGGCGAAAGTGGGCCGTTACATGGAATGGATCTGAGGCGGATTTCATGAAGCTTCTGGATAGTATCCAATGA